The following proteins are co-located in the Dromiciops gliroides isolate mDroGli1 chromosome 2, mDroGli1.pri, whole genome shotgun sequence genome:
- the SSNA1 gene encoding Sjoegren syndrome nuclear autoantigen 1 — MSQQGAALQNYNNELVKCIEELCQKREELCRQIQQEEDEKQRLQGEVRQLTEKLARVNENLARKIASRNEFDRTIAETEAAYLKILESSQTLLNVLKREAGNLSKAATQDQKSTTGKDS, encoded by the exons ATGAGCCAGCAGGGAGCGGCGCTTCAGAACTACAACAACGAGCTGGTCAAGT GCATCGAAGAACTGTGCCAAAAGCGGGAAGAGCTGTGCCGGCAGATCCAACAGGAGGAGGATGAAAAGCAGAGGCTCCAAGGCGAAGTGCGGCAGCTGACGGAGAAGCTGGCCCGGGTCAACGAGAACCTGGCCCGGAAGATCGCCTCCCGAAACGAGTTTGACCGCACCATCGCGGAGACCGAGGCCGCTTACCTCAAG ATTCTGGAAAGTTCTCAGACACTGCTCAATGTCCTGAAGCGAGAAGCAGGGAATCTGAGCAAGGCCGCTACCCAGGACCAAAAGAGCACCACGGGCAAGGACAGCTGA